Proteins from one Pseudomonas sp. KBS0710 genomic window:
- a CDS encoding ATP-binding protein: protein MRAWLWRAALLALLMLGSPLIWAASVELSEEQLQWIALHPVLRVGVVEGLIPFEYMSDGVLRGRSMQYLQFVTAATGLRFNYVPGNTLTARENMLLTGEVDLLSSYLRFRSEPATKGLVALVYHTTSPIIVTRVDSPGIFDLEQLQGKNVMIPDVDYYETMFQGKATKAHLTRSTSAMQMLTRVKEGKADAVVASETFLMPYLYRQFQGVLEISGVVGSEMLDVSMAVRADDVILRSIFERVLDSITAQQRNSIYESWYHDLDVDAPSLLNIFNHFAHVLILGVLALASLCALVYRGYRLRGRALRNEQEKSMFLAVMNHQIRSPMNAVLAAMELLGHTRLNQQQRHFAQLANSGADAMARLLDDILETSGSVPKPKRLKVEPTDVTALVQAVVGLHRLRAMEKHLDMKPHIQVPLPLLMLDSARLTQIFHNLLSNAIKFTDAGSIDIDVRQVDLGVSTEHLQIEVRDTGIGISAAVQASLFRPYAQHSQSYKRSGGSGLGLVICRQLVSLMNGTLTLKSVPGAGTTVTICLPVAAAPQPPASPPAEVPLPSKAGSALQILVVEDTRANQEVLRAQISSFGGMPVVAGDAAQARTLFTRTLYHVVLMDCDLPDQDGYSLTRELRAFEQQQGRLRCPIIAISALTGEEHLQRCLTAGMDAVLSKPIRLGPLREAIERWCEVTLADPRSNLTAPVLDQAGINREVAADLGSLTKAIALCDRSDALHVTHRLHGAALIMEWSAMGQAAEALENLLRAQQGWDDPACAQALRVLLRQWHELGGEGHVDALPITRPHRIQP from the coding sequence ATGAGAGCCTGGTTGTGGCGGGCAGCGCTGCTGGCGTTGTTGATGTTGGGTTCGCCGCTCATCTGGGCCGCTTCGGTCGAGTTGAGCGAAGAGCAACTGCAGTGGATAGCACTGCACCCGGTGCTGCGTGTCGGGGTGGTGGAAGGCTTGATCCCTTTCGAGTACATGAGTGATGGTGTGCTGCGCGGGCGGTCGATGCAGTATTTGCAATTCGTGACGGCCGCTACGGGCCTTCGTTTCAATTACGTGCCGGGAAATACCCTGACCGCGCGCGAAAACATGCTGCTGACGGGCGAGGTCGACCTGCTGTCCTCATACTTGCGCTTTCGCTCAGAGCCTGCGACCAAGGGCCTTGTCGCTTTGGTTTACCACACCACGTCGCCGATCATCGTCACGCGTGTCGACAGCCCCGGCATTTTCGATCTTGAACAACTGCAAGGCAAAAACGTGATGATTCCCGACGTGGATTATTACGAGACGATGTTCCAGGGCAAGGCGACCAAGGCCCATTTGACCAGAAGCACCTCGGCCATGCAGATGCTGACGAGGGTGAAGGAGGGCAAGGCCGATGCGGTAGTGGCCTCGGAAACCTTCTTGATGCCTTACCTGTATCGACAATTTCAGGGGGTTTTGGAGATTTCCGGTGTGGTCGGCAGCGAGATGCTGGATGTGAGCATGGCTGTGCGTGCTGATGACGTCATCCTGCGCTCAATATTTGAGAGGGTACTGGACTCCATTACAGCGCAGCAACGCAATAGTATTTATGAGAGTTGGTATCACGATCTGGATGTGGATGCGCCGTCGCTGTTAAACATCTTCAATCACTTTGCGCATGTGCTGATCCTTGGTGTGTTGGCGCTGGCCAGCCTGTGCGCGCTGGTCTATCGCGGTTACCGGTTGCGCGGGCGCGCACTGCGCAACGAGCAAGAAAAATCGATGTTCCTGGCGGTCATGAACCATCAGATACGCTCGCCCATGAACGCAGTGCTGGCGGCGATGGAGTTGCTGGGCCACACCCGGCTCAATCAGCAACAACGTCATTTTGCCCAGCTGGCAAACAGCGGTGCCGACGCGATGGCGCGTTTACTGGACGATATCCTCGAAACCTCCGGGTCGGTGCCTAAACCGAAACGGCTCAAGGTCGAGCCGACCGATGTGACGGCGTTGGTACAGGCCGTCGTCGGGCTGCACCGCCTGCGAGCCATGGAAAAACACCTGGATATGAAACCGCACATCCAAGTGCCGTTGCCCTTGCTGATGCTCGACAGTGCGCGCCTCACGCAAATCTTTCATAACCTGCTTTCGAATGCGATCAAGTTTACCGATGCGGGCAGTATCGATATCGACGTGCGGCAGGTTGACCTGGGCGTTAGCACCGAGCATTTGCAGATCGAGGTACGCGACACTGGCATCGGCATTTCGGCAGCGGTGCAGGCTTCGTTGTTTCGACCTTACGCGCAACACAGCCAGTCATACAAACGCTCGGGCGGCTCAGGGTTGGGGCTGGTGATCTGCCGGCAACTGGTCAGCTTGATGAACGGGACCTTGACACTTAAAAGCGTGCCGGGTGCAGGCACGACAGTGACTATCTGCCTGCCCGTGGCGGCTGCCCCGCAACCGCCTGCGTCGCCACCGGCAGAGGTCCCGTTACCCTCCAAAGCGGGCAGCGCATTGCAGATTCTGGTGGTGGAAGACACCCGTGCGAACCAAGAGGTGCTGCGCGCGCAAATCAGCAGCTTCGGCGGCATGCCGGTGGTGGCCGGCGATGCTGCGCAAGCCCGCACCTTGTTCACGCGCACCCTTTACCACGTGGTCCTGATGGACTGCGACCTGCCTGACCAGGACGGCTACAGCCTGACCCGCGAGCTGCGCGCATTCGAACAGCAACAGGGCCGCCTGCGGTGCCCGATCATCGCCATCTCGGCCCTGACCGGTGAGGAGCACCTTCAGCGCTGCCTGACGGCGGGAATGGACGCGGTGTTGAGCAAGCCTATTCGTCTGGGGCCATTGCGCGAGGCGATTGAGCGTTGGTGCGAGGTCACACTGGCAGACCCTCGGTCAAACCTGACGGCCCCGGTGTTGGACCAGGCTGGAATCAACCGGGAAGTAGCCGCTGACCTGGGCAGCCTGACCAAGGCGATAGCATTGTGTGATCGCTCAGACGCCTTGCACGTTACCCATCGTTTGCACGGGGCTGCGCTGATCATGGAGTGGTCAGCCATGGGGCAGGCTGCCGAGGCCCTGGAGAACCTGTTGCGCGCGCAGCAGGGGTGGGATGACCCGGCTTGTGCGCAGGCTTTGCGGGTCCTGCTGCGACAATGGCATGAGCTGGGCGGCGAGGGGCACGTTGATGCACTGCCGATCACCCGGCCGCACCGGATACAACCCTGA
- a CDS encoding ATP-binding protein: MSRMLAVLALMGHISLRVAQANVAQLTLTPQELDWIAAQTELRVGVFDNLLPFEYISGGELRGLSAKYLGLIEQRTGLRFKPVPTTSRGARKDMLINGEVDILSTRRRSDDPAEDRGILYTLPYNTSSTILVSRFDDHPFVELSQLAGKRLVMLGREGYSAFLRERVRGITILSAQNAIDMMAMVKDGDADAAIASEWLLIPYLSRQYQGVLQVSGVVPEQHTGVSMAVRDDDVILLSILQKVLASISGEERQAIYDAWFGDMNLDIPTIKAIADHYEGELWLLLSIVLILVTLVWQSRVQRRRAVHNEREKAMFLAIMSHEIRSPMNAVLAAVELLEHTPLDEQQQHFAALANNGANTLLQLVDDVLDISRMEAGQLTLNVEAVNLGVLVRRVVDDQRSCAEEKGLELRVTGEQPHAPLLLDELRVEQVLRNLIANAIKFTDGDQIEIRLQVLEGDRQLVVQVIGNGVGLSEQTQASLLSLSARPRPGGSTWLGGVICKQLVQLMGGELRLSSSQGKGTQVGVMLPVKWAAPLDLPVRVTPSLDESVGLKVLVVGGTKSDQQRLAARLRALGCRPLPVDDAIQGLRLFNAHKVDLVLIDCDLPADDGYYLVEEFRQLQSQQQRAHCPIIAISQLTGNEHLQRCFDAGMDGSLGKPVGQGPLRETIELWCEVILMGTAVLPDTSGPEVLRKQLGGLLEAVALRDANLALQGLRGLQDAALVSGWTDIATTAELIAPALQDVDGWPAVVIAGHLSHMVEQWVALSA, from the coding sequence ATGTCGCGCATGTTAGCGGTGTTGGCCCTGATGGGTCACATCAGCCTGCGTGTCGCACAAGCCAACGTTGCGCAGTTGACGTTGACACCCCAGGAACTCGATTGGATCGCGGCCCAAACAGAGTTGCGCGTGGGGGTATTCGATAACCTGTTGCCCTTTGAGTACATCAGCGGTGGCGAACTGCGAGGGCTATCGGCCAAATACCTGGGCTTGATTGAACAGCGCACGGGCCTGCGTTTCAAGCCTGTGCCGACCACCTCACGTGGCGCGCGCAAGGACATGTTGATCAATGGCGAGGTCGATATCTTGTCCACCCGGCGCCGCTCGGATGACCCCGCTGAAGACCGCGGAATCCTCTATACCCTGCCTTACAACACCAGTTCGACCATCCTTGTCAGCCGTTTTGACGATCACCCGTTTGTCGAACTGAGCCAGCTTGCCGGCAAGCGCCTGGTAATGCTGGGCCGTGAGGGCTATTCAGCGTTTTTACGCGAGCGGGTACGGGGCATCACGATCCTTTCGGCCCAGAACGCGATTGATATGATGGCAATGGTCAAGGACGGCGATGCGGACGCCGCCATTGCGTCCGAATGGTTGCTGATCCCGTATCTCTCTCGCCAGTACCAGGGTGTGCTGCAGGTTTCCGGCGTGGTACCCGAGCAGCATACCGGTGTGAGCATGGCGGTGCGCGATGACGATGTGATCCTGCTGTCGATTCTGCAGAAGGTGCTGGCGTCCATCTCCGGGGAAGAGCGCCAGGCGATCTACGATGCCTGGTTCGGAGACATGAACCTCGATATCCCGACCATCAAGGCTATCGCCGATCACTACGAAGGTGAGCTGTGGTTGCTGCTGAGCATTGTGCTGATACTCGTCACGCTGGTCTGGCAAAGCCGAGTGCAACGCCGACGGGCCGTTCATAACGAGCGGGAGAAGGCGATGTTCCTGGCGATCATGAGCCATGAAATTCGTTCACCCATGAACGCGGTACTGGCCGCTGTTGAGTTGTTGGAGCACACACCGCTGGACGAACAACAACAGCATTTCGCGGCGCTCGCAAATAACGGTGCCAATACCCTGTTGCAGCTCGTCGACGATGTGCTGGATATCTCCAGGATGGAGGCCGGTCAATTGACGCTGAATGTGGAAGCCGTGAACCTCGGCGTGCTGGTCCGACGCGTGGTGGACGACCAGCGCTCCTGTGCAGAGGAAAAAGGCCTTGAACTGAGGGTGACGGGCGAGCAACCACACGCGCCATTGTTGCTGGATGAACTGCGCGTGGAGCAGGTCTTGCGCAACCTGATCGCCAACGCCATCAAATTCACCGACGGCGACCAGATAGAGATTCGGCTTCAGGTTCTTGAGGGCGATCGGCAACTGGTGGTTCAGGTTATCGGCAATGGGGTCGGTTTGTCCGAGCAGACACAAGCCTCATTGCTGAGCCTGTCCGCGCGTCCCAGGCCCGGGGGCAGCACCTGGCTGGGTGGGGTGATCTGTAAGCAGTTGGTGCAGTTGATGGGGGGCGAGTTGAGGCTCAGCAGCAGCCAGGGCAAAGGAACCCAAGTCGGTGTGATGTTGCCGGTTAAATGGGCTGCGCCGCTTGATTTGCCAGTGCGGGTGACGCCTTCGCTCGACGAATCTGTGGGCTTGAAGGTGTTGGTGGTGGGCGGCACGAAAAGCGATCAACAGAGGCTGGCGGCGCGGTTGCGTGCGTTGGGCTGCCGGCCCTTGCCAGTGGACGATGCCATCCAGGGCTTGAGGCTTTTCAACGCACACAAGGTTGATTTGGTACTGATCGACTGTGACCTGCCGGCAGACGATGGTTATTACCTGGTCGAGGAGTTTCGTCAGTTGCAGAGCCAACAACAGCGGGCACATTGCCCGATCATTGCGATCTCACAGTTAACCGGCAATGAACACCTGCAACGTTGTTTTGATGCAGGTATGGATGGCTCGCTGGGCAAACCCGTTGGCCAGGGCCCTCTTCGCGAAACCATTGAGCTGTGGTGCGAGGTTATCCTGATGGGCACGGCAGTGCTGCCCGATACTTCCGGGCCTGAGGTGCTGCGCAAGCAGCTTGGCGGATTGCTTGAGGCGGTGGCCTTGCGTGATGCCAACCTTGCGCTGCAGGGTTTGCGCGGCCTGCAAGACGCCGCGTTGGTGTCGGGGTGGACGGACATCGCCACCACGGCCGAACTGATCGCGCCAGCCTTGCAGGATGTGGACGGCTGGCCCGCTGTAGTTATTGCAGGCCATCTCAGCCATATGGTTGAACAGTGGGTAGCACTAAGCGCTTGA
- a CDS encoding fimbrial protein: protein MNYKARVLAVLVAATATSAAMASDGTINFNGELKAETCQIAVNGAAGSAGSTVTLPTISTSQLTALGQVAAQTGFVIQLSKCSAALKTASAFFESGGSVDPASGNLKNLTGTATQTQLQLVDATNGQPIKAGDTSQVASTSRINIDSTTLSAELPYAVQYYAQAATTPGTVISNVTYSINYQ, encoded by the coding sequence ATGAATTACAAAGCCCGCGTCCTCGCTGTACTGGTCGCAGCCACCGCCACCTCTGCCGCCATGGCTTCGGACGGCACCATCAATTTTAACGGCGAACTGAAAGCCGAAACTTGCCAAATAGCAGTCAACGGTGCTGCAGGCTCTGCGGGTTCTACCGTTACGCTGCCGACAATCTCCACCTCCCAGCTGACTGCACTCGGCCAGGTCGCGGCTCAAACCGGTTTCGTTATTCAGCTCAGCAAATGCTCTGCTGCACTCAAAACCGCTTCTGCGTTCTTTGAATCAGGGGGTTCGGTTGACCCGGCCAGCGGCAATCTGAAGAACTTGACCGGCACGGCCACCCAAACTCAGCTGCAATTAGTTGATGCCACTAATGGCCAGCCCATCAAAGCAGGCGACACTTCGCAAGTTGCTTCTACCAGCCGTATCAACATCGATTCGACAACCCTGAGTGCCGAACTGCCATACGCCGTTCAGTACTACGCTCAGGCGGCAACTACGCCGGGTACCGTTATCAGTAACGTGACTTACTCCATTAACTATCAGTAA
- a CDS encoding molecular chaperone: MLCKLPLKQMLLASLMGLVSFQANAGVVITGTRVIYPAGQKEITVKLNNNGTQPALMQAWIDTGSVTSTPTSSKAPFLLSPPVARIDPAKGQSLRVLFTGAALAADKESVFWLNVLEIPPKPEAGADLNTLQMAFRSRIKLFYRPADLPGTATEAIEQVQWQVVSSRDGLGLALQAFNPSAFYVSLIELELVSSSVRVRSEDGMLAPGETRQFPLPALKSRPAADARVEFSAINDYGALIPTRKALKP, from the coding sequence ATGCTTTGTAAACTTCCACTTAAACAGATGCTGCTGGCAAGCCTCATGGGACTGGTGAGTTTTCAGGCCAATGCGGGTGTGGTGATTACTGGCACGCGGGTAATCTACCCGGCCGGCCAGAAGGAAATCACCGTAAAGCTCAATAACAACGGCACGCAACCTGCGTTGATGCAGGCGTGGATCGACACCGGCAGTGTTACAAGCACCCCCACCAGTTCCAAGGCGCCGTTTCTGCTTTCGCCGCCGGTGGCGCGTATCGACCCGGCCAAAGGCCAAAGCCTGCGAGTGTTGTTCACGGGTGCAGCGTTGGCCGCGGACAAGGAGTCGGTGTTCTGGCTGAACGTGCTGGAAATTCCGCCCAAGCCCGAGGCGGGTGCTGACCTCAACACCCTGCAAATGGCATTTCGTTCGCGGATCAAGCTGTTCTATCGCCCTGCCGATTTGCCGGGAACCGCTACTGAAGCGATTGAACAGGTGCAATGGCAAGTGGTGTCCAGCCGAGATGGCTTGGGCCTGGCCTTGCAGGCGTTCAATCCGTCGGCCTTTTACGTGTCGCTGATTGAACTGGAACTGGTGTCAAGTTCAGTGCGTGTTCGCAGCGAGGACGGCATGCTCGCTCCCGGTGAAACCCGGCAGTTCCCGCTGCCTGCTCTCAAGTCTCGACCTGCCGCCGACGCGCGGGTGGAGTTCAGTGCCATCAACGATTACGGCGCGCTGATCCCGACTCGGAAAGCACTTAAGCCTTGA
- a CDS encoding fimbria/pilus outer membrane usher protein produces the protein MQTSSSSGLALRAQPRFALNPLTTLVLKVLAIAPGAWGVQGALAQEVQFNDAFLPEDSRNLDLGKYQAGNPVTPGQYRADVLLNGQLNSRQDIRIEAQPDGSKPVVCMDHGLLERQGVDMAKLSSAAGQTLGNQGCVALGSLIQGASASFSPENQALDLSIPQAALKRNSRGYVSPELWDRGVTAGMLGYTFNANRNRTRSGDYDSAFMGLNAGLNLGDWRLRHNASMSWQSRQGNKYQALDTYVQRDVTALKSQFTAGESNTSGEIFDTLSFRGVQLASDDRMLPDSMRGYAPVIRGIARTNARVTIRQAGNVLLETTVAPGAFVIDDLYSTGYGGDLNVSVAEADGTEQNFIVPYASVSQLLRPGTSRFSVTAGETRNNFVDQQARLLQGTLQYGLNNTFTGFGGVQSSNQYTALLTGVAFGTPIGAMALDVTHAQTDLAAGTAKGQSMRVSYSKNVLSTGSNFSVAAYRFSTGDYLDFSNAVQLLDAEKNGWDASLFGRPRSRLSITADQTLGPWGQVTLSGYAQNYWNQPGSDVQYQFSYSKQFNRVSFSLNANRSRMGLGDMQNSFLLTLSMPLEFGGSGYGPQMTAQVGRDTRGNYSEQAGISGTAGEDRQYGYGATFGHDGGSNTKSVALNGQYTGARSMLSAALGRGDGYTSASLGASGTLVAHTNGVTMTPYRGETMAVISAPGAQGAKVSGYPGLRLDASGNAVVPYLRPYELNEVAIDPIGSSLDVEFNETSQQVAPRAGAVVHLKYTTNQGRAVLLNVRLDDGNSLPFGAGVTDGEGATVGVVGQGGQLYARIKPDTRQLLIHWGSKAHQQCALVIPPGPGEGQQLQQLDAVCAAGKQVADSVRPNTMQKVPL, from the coding sequence ATGCAAACCTCTTCCAGCTCCGGGCTCGCCCTGCGGGCACAGCCTCGCTTTGCCTTGAATCCGCTTACGACCTTGGTACTCAAGGTGCTGGCCATCGCGCCTGGTGCATGGGGCGTACAAGGCGCGTTGGCGCAAGAGGTGCAGTTCAACGACGCATTCCTGCCTGAGGATTCGCGCAATCTTGACCTCGGCAAGTACCAGGCCGGTAACCCGGTGACGCCGGGGCAATACCGCGCCGATGTATTGCTCAACGGCCAACTGAACAGCCGCCAGGACATTCGCATTGAGGCGCAGCCCGACGGCAGCAAGCCGGTGGTGTGTATGGACCATGGCCTGCTTGAACGTCAGGGTGTGGACATGGCCAAGCTGTCGTCGGCGGCCGGCCAAACGCTTGGCAACCAAGGCTGCGTGGCTCTGGGCAGTTTGATCCAGGGCGCCAGCGCGAGTTTTTCACCGGAGAACCAGGCGCTCGATCTCAGCATCCCCCAGGCCGCCTTGAAGCGCAATTCCCGGGGTTACGTCAGCCCTGAGCTGTGGGACCGTGGCGTGACTGCCGGCATGCTCGGTTACACATTCAATGCCAATCGCAACCGTACCCGCAGCGGCGACTATGACTCGGCGTTCATGGGCCTCAATGCGGGCCTTAACCTGGGTGACTGGCGCTTGCGCCACAACGCGTCGATGAGCTGGCAGTCGCGCCAGGGCAACAAGTACCAGGCCCTGGACACTTACGTACAGCGCGATGTGACAGCGCTGAAAAGCCAGTTTACGGCCGGGGAGTCCAACACCAGCGGTGAGATCTTCGATACCTTGTCCTTTCGCGGCGTGCAGCTGGCCAGCGATGACCGCATGCTGCCTGACTCCATGCGCGGGTATGCCCCGGTCATCCGCGGCATTGCCCGCACCAACGCACGTGTCACCATTCGCCAGGCTGGCAATGTCTTACTGGAAACCACGGTGGCGCCCGGCGCATTTGTCATCGATGACCTGTATTCCACTGGCTACGGCGGCGACCTTAACGTGAGCGTTGCCGAGGCAGACGGCACCGAACAGAACTTTATCGTGCCGTATGCCTCGGTGAGCCAGTTACTGCGCCCCGGCACCTCGCGTTTTAGCGTCACTGCCGGTGAAACCCGCAATAACTTCGTCGACCAACAGGCACGCCTGCTGCAGGGCACGTTGCAATACGGCCTTAACAACACCTTCACCGGCTTTGGCGGTGTGCAATCGAGCAACCAGTACACCGCGCTGCTCACGGGGGTGGCATTTGGCACGCCCATCGGTGCGATGGCGCTGGACGTGACCCACGCCCAGACCGACTTGGCGGCCGGTACGGCCAAAGGGCAGAGCATGCGTGTGTCCTACAGCAAGAATGTGCTCAGCACGGGCAGTAACTTTTCGGTGGCGGCTTATCGTTTTTCTACCGGTGATTACCTGGATTTCAGCAATGCCGTGCAACTGCTGGACGCCGAAAAAAATGGCTGGGACGCCAGCTTGTTTGGACGCCCGCGTAGCCGCCTGTCCATCACCGCTGACCAGACGCTCGGGCCGTGGGGCCAAGTGACTCTCAGCGGCTATGCCCAGAATTACTGGAACCAGCCGGGCAGCGACGTGCAGTACCAGTTCAGTTACAGCAAGCAATTCAATCGGGTGAGTTTCAGCTTGAATGCCAACCGCAGCCGCATGGGCCTGGGCGATATGCAGAACAGCTTTCTGCTGACCCTGAGCATGCCGCTGGAGTTCGGCGGGTCTGGTTATGGGCCGCAGATGACCGCGCAGGTTGGCCGCGACACTCGGGGCAACTACAGCGAGCAGGCCGGAATCAGCGGCACCGCCGGCGAGGATCGCCAGTATGGCTACGGCGCGACCTTCGGGCATGACGGTGGCAGCAATACCAAGAGTGTCGCGCTTAATGGGCAGTACACCGGAGCCCGCTCGATGCTCAGTGCCGCACTGGGTCGTGGCGATGGCTATACGAGTGCTTCCCTGGGCGCCAGCGGCACGTTGGTGGCCCATACCAACGGTGTGACCATGACGCCTTATCGTGGCGAGACCATGGCGGTGATCAGCGCGCCGGGGGCGCAGGGTGCCAAGGTGTCGGGCTATCCAGGTCTGAGGCTCGACGCAAGCGGTAACGCCGTGGTGCCGTACTTGCGGCCCTATGAGCTGAACGAGGTCGCCATCGACCCGATCGGCAGCTCTCTGGACGTCGAATTCAACGAAACCAGTCAACAAGTCGCGCCACGTGCCGGCGCCGTTGTCCATCTCAAATACACCACCAACCAAGGTCGCGCAGTACTGCTCAATGTGCGCCTGGACGATGGCAACAGTTTGCCGTTCGGTGCCGGCGTAACGGACGGCGAAGGCGCCACGGTGGGCGTGGTCGGGCAGGGCGGTCAGCTCTACGCACGAATCAAGCCGGACACCCGTCAATTGCTGATCCATTGGGGCAGCAAAGCGCATCAGCAATGCGCGTTGGTGATTCCGCCAGGCCCGGGCGAGGGCCAGCAGTTGCAGCAGTTGGACGCCGTGTGCGCGGCAGGCAAACAGGTCGCTGACAGCGTGCGGCCCAACACTATGCAAAAGGTACCGTTATGA
- a CDS encoding fimbrial protein: MNVKALIKSGLAVMALWAAANTAMAITCTYMNGIQPAVGSMPLQISSISVGRDVPVGTEVYRQKFTIAGGQTPTLECLYAPFQMWTEFTVDTTSALANWSSGTYANKVYRTSIPGLGVAFNSTGGLLPRRTSTQPSNCTQGYRCLIPFGDAKGAGPANFELILIKLGDVTPGVLIGSTLPTVSLFGIFGDARMNGFKMGISGTIQIVSRTCSTPDVNVPMGTHQTKTFTGVNTASAWVDFAIRLNDCPAFTGTFGATGPGWISQSGNSPSGSGTAGALVNNTLQYRVDPARAAINAGNGVLSLDPTTGGSALAATGVGVQVATPNGIGLPLATNRNSGLALRATEGSYSIPLRARYLQTRTKVTPGPANASATFTITYQ, from the coding sequence ATGAACGTGAAGGCATTGATCAAATCGGGATTGGCAGTCATGGCGTTGTGGGCCGCAGCCAACACGGCTATGGCGATTACCTGCACGTACATGAATGGTATCCAGCCAGCAGTGGGCTCCATGCCGTTGCAGATATCCTCCATCAGCGTTGGGCGCGATGTGCCCGTGGGCACTGAGGTGTATCGACAGAAATTCACTATCGCGGGAGGCCAGACGCCGACGCTTGAATGCCTGTATGCCCCGTTTCAAATGTGGACCGAGTTTACGGTGGACACCACCTCCGCCCTGGCCAATTGGTCCAGCGGAACCTATGCCAACAAAGTCTACAGAACCAGCATTCCAGGGCTGGGTGTGGCCTTCAACAGCACGGGCGGCTTGCTGCCAAGGCGCACGAGTACACAGCCGTCCAACTGCACTCAGGGTTACAGATGCCTTATTCCGTTTGGTGATGCCAAGGGTGCTGGTCCCGCCAACTTTGAACTGATATTGATCAAGCTGGGCGACGTGACGCCGGGTGTACTCATCGGCAGCACGTTGCCGACCGTGAGCCTGTTTGGCATTTTTGGCGACGCCAGAATGAACGGGTTCAAGATGGGTATTTCCGGCACCATCCAGATTGTTTCGCGCACCTGCAGCACGCCGGATGTGAACGTACCTATGGGTACACATCAGACCAAGACGTTTACCGGAGTAAACACTGCCAGCGCCTGGGTCGATTTTGCCATTCGATTAAATGATTGCCCGGCGTTTACGGGCACCTTCGGGGCTACAGGTCCCGGTTGGATTTCCCAGAGCGGCAATTCACCCTCCGGCTCGGGCACCGCTGGCGCCTTGGTCAACAATACCCTGCAATATCGCGTCGACCCGGCACGGGCAGCGATCAACGCGGGCAATGGCGTGCTGAGCCTCGACCCTACAACGGGCGGCAGTGCACTCGCCGCCACAGGCGTAGGTGTGCAGGTCGCAACCCCTAACGGAATCGGTTTGCCTTTAGCGACGAATCGAAACAGCGGCCTGGCCCTGCGAGCGACCGAGGGCAGCTATTCAATCCCGTTGCGCGCCCGTTATCTGCAAACCCGGACCAAGGTCACGCCGGGGCCGGCCAACGCGTCGGCGACGTTCACGATTACTTATCAGTGA
- a CDS encoding response regulator — MPNKALRILIADDQHFSRLRIERALNHLGYYRIAPMHRLEEVLSALEYDCAPLDLLIINASLVKGVKFDLFSFCMDNPYVHYAMIYDERQSGIPAFLVCRQEKVLISALPLPDLDTLTQLMAKVDSSLVAPVRNREVGA, encoded by the coding sequence ATGCCAAATAAAGCACTCAGGATTCTGATCGCAGATGACCAGCACTTTTCTCGGTTGAGAATAGAGCGAGCCCTGAACCATCTAGGCTACTACCGGATCGCACCGATGCACCGACTGGAGGAGGTATTAAGCGCACTGGAGTATGACTGCGCGCCATTGGACCTACTGATCATCAACGCTTCGCTGGTGAAGGGCGTGAAATTTGATCTGTTTTCGTTCTGCATGGACAACCCGTACGTGCATTACGCAATGATCTACGATGAGCGGCAATCGGGTATACCGGCGTTTCTGGTATGCCGTCAGGAAAAGGTATTGATCAGTGCATTGCCGTTGCCGGATCTCGACACGCTCACCCAGCTCATGGCGAAAGTTGATTCCAGCCTTGTGGCACCTGTACGCAACAGAGAAGTGGGGGCGTAA
- a CDS encoding GNAT family N-acetyltransferase, with product MQSLPIPPSIKGTLLELLPLEAGHFEALYGVACDPLIWAQHPSPTRYQEPVFREWFEQALASPSVLVVIDRENNRVVGSSRYYDFSETQREVAIGYTFLAREKWGGGANGELKQLMLKHAFQWVDTVWFHVGADNIRSQRAMEKIGGQLSHTSVKTFAGRSQENRFYKVERATFERSVMGERY from the coding sequence ATGCAATCGCTACCCATCCCGCCCTCTATCAAGGGCACGTTACTTGAGCTGCTCCCGCTGGAAGCCGGGCATTTCGAGGCCCTGTATGGCGTCGCCTGCGACCCGTTGATCTGGGCCCAGCACCCCAGCCCCACGCGCTACCAGGAGCCGGTGTTTCGCGAGTGGTTCGAACAGGCGCTGGCGTCACCCAGCGTACTGGTGGTGATCGACCGTGAGAACAACAGGGTGGTGGGCAGCTCTCGTTACTACGACTTCAGTGAGACGCAACGTGAGGTGGCTATCGGGTACACGTTTCTGGCGCGTGAAAAATGGGGCGGCGGGGCCAATGGCGAGCTTAAACAACTGATGCTCAAGCACGCCTTTCAGTGGGTCGATACCGTATGGTTCCACGTCGGCGCCGACAACATTCGCTCGCAACGGGCAATGGAGAAAATCGGCGGGCAGCTTTCGCATACTTCGGTAAAAACGTTCGCTGGGCGTTCGCAAGAGAATCGTTTTTATAAAGTTGAGCGAGCTACATTTGAGCGCTCCGTAATGGGCGAGCGCTACTGA